The Paroedura picta isolate Pp20150507F chromosome 2, Ppicta_v3.0, whole genome shotgun sequence sequence TGGCCGCAGGATCAGGCCTGACAGCCAAGCCAAGCGGCCTCCTGCCTATGCCAGGTTGCCTTCTGTCAGGTGTGGCCAGGGAcatccccttcttcctcccccgcccAATAACCAACCTCCAAGAGTCACTGCTGTGCTTAAGACAGGACAGGTGGCTCCTGACTCTGCTGACTCCACCCTGGATCATATCCTGGCTTGCACGAAAACCCAGCCCTGCACACCTGCAccagccagtccccccccccccttcacacccACACCCATCTTCCTTTCCGGCTTAGCCTTTCTCCACCACCTGCAAGAAGCTGAGaggagccctgcggggtcaggccaGGAGGGTCCctcccagggggagtcaaactgcggccctccagctgtccatggactaccattcccatgagcccctgccaggggctcatgggaatggtagtccatggacagctggagggccgcagtttgactccccctgccaggcgccccttcctcttcagggccagcaacagggcagggaggctggctTGTCAGGCCGAGTGCCCCTGCCTGgggaggttctcccccccccttctcagaccgCTGCTGGCGGGGCCTCCACTTCCTCCgcagggccgaggccttccccccccctccccgggccagGGAGCGAGAGGCCGAGTGCCCCGGGAGGTGGGGgccggggaaggggaggggggcgagggagggGCCGAGTTTCCCCTCAGCAGGCGGCGGGGTCCCTCCCGTGTCCCTCCCCGCGGCTCACCTGGGCCTTGGTGCCCGGCCGGTTCCGCCTCAGCACAGCCGTCCCCTCCGCCATGACCATAGTGACGGCCAGCGGCGCCAGGACCCGGATGCGGCGGCCCAGCAGGAGGCGGCGGTGGTAGGAGTGCGcgcgcgagcgagcgagcgggcgaCACGGAGGGAGCCTGGCCGAGGGACTGGCGGCCCcgcgggggaggcggcggcggcaagggCGGGCGGGGCGCGGAACGGCCGGCGGGGGGAGGCGGCGGAAGAGCGGAGGCggcgcgggagggagggagaggaagggcctgGGTGACGTCGCCTCCGGGGGCGGGGCCAAAGGAACCTCCGGGGGGGGGACGGCCGAGCAGAGGCCCCGTTGCCAACCTCTcggaggggcctggggatctcccggcaACGGCGCCTTCGGAGCCGGGCCAGGGCGGAGCGGCGGGAGGGGAGCCCCTCGTGCATCCAgggccgccccctcccctgggaagcgGCAGGGCCCCCTCAGCCCTCCGGGAATCTCCCTCCTCCGGCCCTTGGCAACaaccccccccttctgagcccccTCGGAGCCCAGGGGGGAATCTGCTGGCTTCCCTCCCGACCGGGAGATGCCACCTGCAGGGCTCCAATGGCTCCGCCGGATCCCGGGGGCCTCCAAGCCCGAGAACTGGGGCCCATTCCCCACTCTTTGCCCGCACGCAGCCGACGGGGTGAGCAGGGGCCGGgcgtagttctctcagagctctctcggcctcagctCCCTCGCAGGGGAAGAGGAACGGGTTGCAGGCCCCcgggagactcctcctggtagcaAAAAAGTGGGAGACTCTTCTGCTTGTTtgtagggttcccccccccccgctcttgcCTTTTTCTGGCCCGTTCGTGCTGCAGCTCTACAGTGCAGCTCCGGAAGGGAAGGGGTCCGGCTAGAAGGGCCCTCCCAAAGCGCCCTTGTGtgccagggctgccagctcaggagatacctggagatttggggggtggacccTGCAGAGGGTGTGGTTTGGGTCAGGGGGTCTTGTGGCTGTAGACCaggcttcaggggtagtcaaactgcggccctccagatgtccatggactacaattcccacgagcccctgccagcgaatgctggcaggggctcctgggaattgtagtccatggacatctggagggccgcagtttgactacccctgaaccagggtttcaagaagccctggcttttcttgacggccctggaagggtttcctgaatggttggaaTGCAATTAATtttgtgcatatttttaaatttgctaaacatttatcacagCCTTTCTccacgtttttaccattgagaaactcctgaaacattcttcgggctttgagaaaccccagaagtggcgcgatcgtgcagaatatgggatGTGAACATGCAattcctccagacccatcattggccattttgggagcagtgggtgggtgggtgggtgggccgaCATGGTCAtgtagggtcatatcacctgatatatgtttaacagttattttaagtattaaaattaattaactcccacccatttgggaaacccttccagggccatcaagaaagcccagggtttcaagacaccctagttgagaaagcctaccatatatgatcatgtcgaccccaTCTCCCAAATAAAgggctagtgatgggcctggaggggatgggaaggggagtgtcCCTGGTGGcatatacacaactatgcttcccaaccatattctgcaccccTTGCCCTCCACAGGCCCCACCTCCAACTCTCTGGAAATTTCCTAACCTGGGGTTAGCAGCCAGGAGAGTGCCAAATCCAAAATAAACCCCACATCGTCTCATGCCCCTGGGCTTGGAGTCTCTGGTCAAGCTGGTCCCCACCGACGCTCCCCAACCTGACAACTTGCTGTGGAAAATCTGGGCTCAGTTGGGGTTCTGGGAGCACCTGGGGAGGTGGGCTTTGAAGAGTGAGAGTGCCTTTTAGGAAAGCTTTGGCTCTCAGAAGCTCATTGCTCTGGAAATCTTTTTGGGGTCTAATGCACTATTAAACCAGGTTTTGTGTTCTACTGCAGTCCTCCTGAAACCCAaaagaaaagccctgttggaCTTGCTGAAGATCTGGCATAAGTCTAAAGTAGTGGTTACATCTGTACTACTTTAGCTTGGCTTGAGAAGGCAGAAACACTTCAGTTTCTTTTGGCGAACCGATATTGAAGCACTGAGTCTCTTGCTGTTCACAGAAGGCGAAAGCAGGGACTGAATGTACAGGAGGCTGCTAGCTAGCTTGCCTGTCCCCTTGCTGGCCTTTTGAGGCTGGGCTTTGGAGAACAAACAGCACCATCCTTGTATCTAGAGACATGGCCTTGCCGGGGAAGGACAAGGGGAGGCTCCCCGCTCTTGGCCTCCTGGTAGCCTGTGCACAGGCTTGCATCAATGACCAGAGGCCcccttcactgggggggggggcggagtgggGGGTCCCTTGTACAGGCTGTGACAAGCAGCATACAAAATCAGATTCTGGAACATTCTGTAGTCCAAAATGTACTCCAGATGTAACTGTTGCTGAAGTCCACATTTCTTCCAAGCCAACAAGACAAAGCATTCTTCTCACACATTTCTTTGGGGGGAAGGCTGAATATGGGAACCTGAGCTGCTAGGCCCGAGTCCAcgagcaccttagaggccaaccAGAAGGGAGCACTGACTCTTGAtagctcattccccccccccccccgcttgttgGTCTCTCTCGTGCTCCAGGATTTGAATCTCACTCTTCTACTGCAGGTATAATCCAAAATATCTGCTGTGAATGTGAATTCAGTGGCTGATCAGTTGCATAGCATCTTGTTCGATGTTAGTAGGTAAAATGTAAACATCTTTCGCAGTACTTTCCCACTGTTTCCACGTACCCAGTGATAGGAAGTATACTTTACACAATGCATTGCACAACACCCTTAAAATACATTTATAACTGCCAGATAGCCAATTcgtccctcccccagccaagtACAGCACTGAGCAGAGTTGCTGGAGATGGCACTTCGCATTTCTTCAGCAGTctgagtgaggcaggatgctggactggatggaccactgctctgatccggcagagctgttctcatgttTCTAATTAGGGTgaatgtgcattttaaaaataactttcagCATATCCTCCTGGTCCATTTAGGAACAGAAGATAGTTTGCATTCCACCTCTCCAGACTTTGGAGTGCTGGTGGAATGTTGGGATTTGAGCAAATTATTTCTTTACTTATTTagggactagtaatcaagcccgctgcaggggaatgcagcaggcgctaggtcCTAACCTCAGACGTCGGCGGGCtgttcggcggcggcggcgggccggtccgcggcggcgagcttctatcgttggcggcgggctgacgcggcgagaggcgctttgcgcctcttgccgcgccagcccgccaggcagggaacccccggcagccacgcttcgcgcgactgacgggggctccctgggtcggtggcctgacgcggcgagaggcgctttgcgcctctcaccgcatcaggccgggaggaactgtgaGCCGTGCTGTGtgtggctcgcagttcctggagctgggaatcggagggaccaatcggcaggcgcaaagcgcctgccgattggtacctccgattgtctgtcgtgaggaagggtccaatccggacccttcctcatcacggacacatcccgcctcggcaggccttagcgaattatttagtccgtggcgcccatggcgccacgggcggtttaaagatttgttggtggCCGCTCTTGGCAAACcagctcgtggcggcttacataTAGCAGAAGTACAGCATTCTAAAATGACAAGACCCCAGTTAAAAAACCCCAGCCTATAGCAAACAAAAAAAGACAGTGACAATTTACctaatcctttaaaaatgaaagggggagagaggaggaaggaccTAAAGATCTTCAAGCCctagccccaaccaaatgcctagtggaagagctccgccttacaGACACTGCAGAACTGCGATAGTTCCAATAGGGCCCTCGACTCATCCGGGAGTCATTCAACTAGATAGGGACCAAGAccaaaaaaggctctggccctggtttgtATCCAGGCATTCTTCATGGCGGCCAAGGATCACCGCCTtgttcatatccacagagcagagtgctctGCAGGGGGTAAAGGgggataagtggtccctcaggtatgtggggcccagattgTGGAGAGGTCAAttgaccttaaaggtcaatatcaaAGCCTTGAACTTGAACCAGAACATGACCAGCAGtggcctcagcactggctggatatgggcccttggCCAACATCTTTTTTACTTCAGCCTGGATGAAGACTAGTAATTAAACTGCATGTATTTTCCAGGACTTTTCTACCTGCAGGCAAGGGTTAGCTGCACTCCTGCAATATGCTCTTCAAGCTTTGCTGTTTCAGCCGTCAGGAAGAGACCCAGAAAGTGCTTGGAGCAGGGATCCCAAACCTGGTTGAGCcagtggacacctttggaattctaagaCAGCGTGGTAGGtgccgccacaaaatggctcacaTCGATTACCTTTAGCCTGTGAAGAGTTATGTGCTTCTAAAGCCAATTCTTTAAACAtctccacagccaatcagatacCCTCTGGGCAAAATCTCCACTTTCTTAAAAACATTTTGAGGGCTCCATGTTAGGGATGCCTGGCTTAGAGTCACATGTTTCTTTgcgctggaaaaaaaaaaagatcttcccACCCTATGCGTTATTTGCTGATTTTTCGTGTTTTTTCCATTTGTATAGTAGTTTTGGCTCTAAAGGGATGAAGAGAGATACATTTTGTGAAATGAGCACAAACGCTAAGCCACAGCTGCTTCTAAAGCTTCCCTGAATGATGTTGGAGAAAGAACAGCTAAagcatctatatcaggggtagtcaaactgcggccctccagatgtccatggactacaattcccaggagccccctgccagcattcgcgaatgctggcagggggctcctgggaattgtagtccatggacatctggagggccgcagtttgactacccctgatctatatgcaTGCATGGAATTAATCTTGTGTCCTTTAGGATCATGGCCACATTTATTATTGTTGATTTAGAGCAGCTAGGAAAAATGCAGAGCACAAGAAATCCACCTGGGAACAGAGTTTATTGGAcgaaacagattttatttttaggtCATACAAGATTGTTATTTGAGAGACTTCATATTTATTAGAAAATAAGGACATTATTTACATGATGGGGGGAAGAGTCCTTTGAGCACACTGGTGGAATGACAACTTTATAATATTGCGGCAACAGGAACAGTTCAGTCGACATACTTCCCAAGAATATCACCATCTCGGAAGATGAAATAGTCCTGCAAAAGGAAACGCAAACTGTCACCCACTGAAGACAAACAACTATCCCTGCCTGCATCAAGGTCCTTAGCAGATCTCAGAGACTGATTTACTGCACATGCCAAAAAGGTCAGTGCTTCACAAATATTAACCCAAGGCCTTCAACTTTAAATtgctatgggggggagggggggttagaggATAATAATCTTTGTGGGGCCAAGGAGTAGTAGTAATCTTTAAGGCGTAATATAATCAGTCATTGATAACCCACAAAAAGCCCAATTACCCAGCTGCGGGGTTGACTAAAACAAGTTATCTGGAATGTTTCAATAAAATTCAACAGCGATTTAGTACTACGGTTGTTAAGACTTTGCAGAAGCATCATCTTCCTATTAAAGTATGGGACAGATTCCTTTCCCTACAGCACGACGGGGGGCAGTTCCCATTCTAACTTCCTTGCCCACCCACCTGTCCCTCGTAAGTGCTGTCTGCCAAATTGCTTTGAGAGTCCAGTTAATTGTTAATTGAGTCCAGTTAATTGTTGACGACAATTTCTTTATTGAAAGTATAATGAAGCAACCCCAAACCTTTGCTAAGACTCATGCCCCTTGAGACCTTTGTCCCTTATCAACCTCCAGCCCCCCACAGCTCCCCCCAAGCacccatttgggcatgaaacctTCTAGATGCCATCCCCCAAAACGAGAGTTAGTCACAACTGATGCTTCAAGCTCCCAAGGTCGGGGAAAGAGAGCTGTTCTCAAAACATCAAATGGTACATGAGCTACGTGGGAAGAGAAACTCCAGGCTGCACTGGAAAAGGAACTGGCTGTGCTTGCAAGAGCAGGAACCAAACAAGAGCAGCAGTGAGATTTTGGGGAAGCAGAAGCAAAGGCCATCAAAGGTTCAGGAAGAAGTGATGCGGGTGTTCCAAAAAAAGAGGTTAGAGAAATGCTGTTTTCCAACTAGGGCAAACCTGTACAAGCAGTAGAACCAGATAGGATAATCTCCAAAAACTAACCTTGTCACCCAATATCACCTTTGTGCCACCGTATTCTGGTAGTAACACCTTCTCGCCAACCTTCACACTAACTGGCAGAGGGTTCCCATCCTGCAAGAGAAGGACAAAGAGTTGAAAGAAATCCCAGCATCTGGCAGACTGTGGTCAGTCAAAAGAGGATCGCCGGATTCAGAGCTAGTACACTCAGAAGAGTTGTCTGCAGCATCTAGGGTGGAAGCCAAATTGCTGCATGTAGACAACCAAGGAAACCAGGAGCTCGGTGTGGTCTCAGAACAACCTCCATCGGTCGTTgggattcctcccctttcccacagCATGGGGCTTCCCTATCAGTGACACAGAGCAGTGTCTCTGTTGCAAAGTCCAAAGGAGACAaaatgataaatctgttctgtttATGGGCAGGGCGGGAAATTTAGATCTCTTTATGCCTCATTATTCAGTTTCTTAAGGTCACCAAGTAGATCTGCAGTAGGAGAGTCTAGAGGCTCCTTAAAGATGAACAGGATCCAAGAGCCAGAGCTCCCTTCATCAACGCCTCACAAAACTCATCCTATCTGAGGACTGCTGAGGGCTCAGGAATGCACAGCAAGGCACAGAGAATTCTCCCCTGAAGTCATTATTGGGAAGGATGCTGGAGCCGTGGTCACCCTATTACTTACTAGGATGTGTGAGGCAAGGGGGGACAAGAGATCATTTATAGCATACAAAACACTGAATAAAAAATGGATTTAGAAAGCGACCGCAGGCGTACCTTTCCTTTGGAGCCTGACCCAACTGCCACCACAGTGGCCTGCAGCACCTTCCCTTGAGATTTCTCTGGGAGCATGATGCCACCTTTGGTGACAGTCTCAGCTGCACATCTTTCCACAAGGACCCGGTC is a genomic window containing:
- the HSPE1 gene encoding 10 kDa heat shock protein, mitochondrial, whose product is MAGQAFKKFLPLFDRVLVERCAAETVTKGGIMLPEKSQGKVLQATVVAVGSGSKGKDGNPLPVSVKVGEKVLLPEYGGTKVILGDKDYFIFRDGDILGKYVD